The nucleotide window TACAAGTTTAAGTAATAGTAAACCAGAAGATAGAAAAAAGATGATTAGAAAACTTCTTGGTCTTGAAAAGATAGATTTTGTAGAAAAAGAGTTAATAGAAAAAAGTAGGGAATTAAAAAGAGAGATAGATGCTTTTAAAGAAGTATTACTAAGTAGTGAAGATATAACTATAAAAAAAGAAAACATAGTTGAACAAACATCTCAAAAAGAAGAGTTTTTAAAAGAGATAGATAAACAAAGTTTAGTTTTAGAAGAGTTAAATAAAAAAGCTTCTACTATAAAACAAGAGTTAGAACAACTTACAAAAACAAAAGAACAAAAACAAAGCCTAAAAGCTAGATGTGAACTTTTAACAAATACAATCAACTCTCACCAAAAAGCACAAGAGAAACTACAAACGGAATTAAATACTCTATATACAAAACAAGAAGAGTTAAAAGGTTTACAAACTATAAAGCAAGAGTATATAACTTTACATGAAACTCTAAAAGAGCAAGATAAACTAAAAGAGTATAGTCTAAGAAAAGATGGATTACTTTTAGAGCAAAAAGAGTTAAGAGAACAATACACAAAAGCAAAGGATAGTATAAAAGTATTAGAGTTTGAAACAAAAGAGCATTTAGAGTTAGTAGAAAAAGAAAAAGAGTTAGATAAGAGTATAGAAAAGTATAAACAACTACTAACAAATAAAGAGTTAGATGAAAAAAGAGTAATACAAGAAATAGCAGGTGAAGAGAAGCTAATAGCTGATATAAAAAAGAAAATAGAAAATATCACAACACTTGGACGTGAATCAAACTGTCCAACTTGTACAAGACCTCTTTTAGATGAGTATGATAGTGTTATATTCTCACTAGAGCAAATAGTAACAAATACACAAAATACAAAGATAGATACTGCAAAAGAACAACTAGCAAATATAAAAGATGAAAAAGAAAAACTAGAAGAACAACAAAAAGCATATATAAAAGAGCATTTTGAAATCTCTAAAAAGATAAATCTAATAGAAAATAAAAAAAGAGATTTATTAGCCCTAAAAGAACACTTTGAAAAAGTGACACAAAAGGGAGTGAAAAATAAAGAGGAGTTAAGTAAACTTGAAATCTATAGTTATGATAAGAACTTACATGAAGAACTGCTTTTAAAACAAAAAGAGTTAAAAACTAAGTATGAGTATATACTCTCTCTTGAAACAATGCTAAAAAGAGTTGATACTATAAAAGAGGAGTTACAAACTTCTATAAATAATCAAGATAAATACAATCTAGAACTTCTTCAAAAAGATTTAGAGTATAAAGCTATAGACTATGATGAGGTAAAACATCAAGAAAAATCAAAAGAGTTTGATGAGGTACAAAAACAAAAAGATAGTCTAATAAGTCTAATAAATGATTTAAAAGTAAAAATAGCAACTATACAAGGACAAATCAAAACTATACAAGAGAGTTTATCAAACAATGAAACTCAACTAAAAAAAGTACAAACAAAAAAAGATGACCTAAACGACTATGAAAAAATCAAAATAAATCTAGCAGAGTTTAAAACAAAACTAAACTCAAAAGTAGCTCCAAGAATCTCTGATATTGCTTCAACTATGTTTGCTCAAATCACAAAAGGAAAATATCAACATATAGAGGTTTCAAATGAGTTTGACTTTTATATCTATGATGAAGGTAAAAGATATCCAATAGAGCGATTTAGTGGTGGTGAAATCGACCTTGCAAACTTGGTTTTAAGAATCGCCATTTCTAAAACTTTGAGTGAATTAAGTGGTGCAAATAGTGTAGAGTTTTTAGCTTTTGATGAAGTTTTTGGAAGTCAAGATGATACAAGACGAATGGAAATCCTTGAAGCCTTTCATACAATCAAAGAACAATATAGACAAATATTTTTGATCAGCCATGAAATGGAGATAAAAGAGATGTTTGAACGGGTTGTAGAGGTTTAGAAATAAAAAAGAGTTATTTGTGAGTATTTTATATAATATACTTGATTTTTAAAATTAGACAAGGAAAAAAATTGAGTGAAGAAATAAAAAATACGCTAGATATAGAATGTCCACATTGTTTAGAAGAAAATAAAATAAATTTATCTAAAGAAATAAGATGCAAGAAATGCGAGAAACCTTTAATTGGTGAAAAATATAGAAAACCTATATTATCTGCAATGACTACAATTCTTATTGGAAGTGGATTGGGTATTACTGCTGATGCTTATTTGAATATAAATAGAGCATCTGTGAAAACTGAATATAAAATGATGAAAACTTGCATTGGATTATTTGGCTCATATACTTTTGTTAGAGATAGATGTGCTTGTGCTGTTGAGTCTATGTCAGGTGTAATTGATGCACAAAGAGCTAGAATATTAGGTATAGAAAAACTTGAAAAAATTTTGAGAAACCGTTACAATGAATGTGACTAAATTTTTTAATTTAATCAAACCAATGTTCAGGTGTTTCATCTTCTAATAGCTCTTGAATAAAGTAACCATTATTTAAAAATTTACAATATTCTTGTAGCTGCAAAAAAGTAACTTCTCTGATGCTTTTTTGTTTTTGTATTATTATTCTTTTATGCCACTTTTCTAATTTATCTAAAACTCTTTTTTTATCATTTTCTTCATTTGTATCACTATGTTTTTCATAATATTTTGCAAAACCTTTTAAGTCGTTTGTCTCAAGTCTTGTAGATATTTTTATTTCTTTTTCAAAAATAATCCATAATTTTTTGAATTTTTCTAAATTAGTTTCTTTTGTCCCCATATTTGTCCTTAATGGTTATTGCATAATTCTTTAATTGATAATAACTTTATCAAAAAATAATAAAAAAGGAATAAAAAATGGCAAATGATAATCATAAAGCTAATCAAGGAAATAAAAATAAAGGAACATCTGGTAATAATGTTGCAAATGCAAAAGTTAATGGTAATAGAGGTGCACAGTTAAATCCTAATAATAAAAGAGGGAATAACTACTCAAATAAAGGTAAATAATAAAAAAGAGATATTCTTATATCTCTTTTTTTAGGATATTAGTATTTTATATTAATATAAGAGAAAATATAGCAATTATTAAAATTTGAACAGAGGTAATAATTAAAAAAAATTTTCTTTTATATGTTATATTATGAATGGATTATTTTAAATTTTTAAATAATTTTTATAATATTAAATAAAGAGTTAAATAGTAAGTATAATAAATTAAAAACAATGAACAAAATAAAACTAGAATACCACCAAGAAATAGATAACAAAATAGTAAAAAAAGAGTTAGAGTTTGAAGAGGATTTGATTAAAGTTCCATACTCTAAGACTTCACTTTTTGTCTCAAAAATAGAAGGTAAATCTATGCAACCAGTTATTTCTGATAACTCTTTGGTTGTTGCTGATTTATCTCAAAAAGAGTTTGAAGATGAAGCAATATTTTTGATTTATAAAGATGATAATATGTGGATAAAAAAAGCTAGTCTTATAGAGCAAAAAGAGTTTTTTGTATCTATAAATCCTGATTTTTCTCATCTTGTTTATAAAAAAGAGGATTGTAGAATCATCGCAAAAGTTTTGATATATTTTGAAAATGAAAACTAATCAAATAATCATATTTTACGATGAAGAGTGCCCTTTTTGTAAAAACTATACAAACTTTTTGAAGCTAAAAAAGAGTTTTGATTTAAAACTAATAGATGCAAGAAAAAATAAAATAGAACTAGAAAATATTTGTAAAAACCTAGATATAAACGATGGTTTTATAGTTGTTTATGAAAATCATTGTTTTCAAGGAGCTAAAGCTTTAGAGTTTTTAAATAGTGCAGTTGATAAAACTACGATTTTGGGAAAATTGCACTTTTTCTTTGCTTACGATAATACTTTTTCAAAATTTTTATACAAAATTCTTTTTATTTTGAGAAAATTTATACTTTTTATTTTAAGAAAAGATAGCAAAATCTAATCTTTTCTTAATATCTTAAAAATCACTCATAAAATGAGTCTATATTTTTTTTGTGTCTATTTGCCCACTCTTCAAAACTCAAAGCAGACTCTTTTTTAACTTTTTCTTTACACTCTTGATATATCTCTTCGGCTCTATCTTTTGGAATAACTGCAATTCCTTCTTCATCAGCAACTATTATATCACCTGGATTTACATTTATTCCACCAGCAATTATTGGTGTATTTACTGGAACAGCTTGTTTTTTTGTTCCTGGCATTGCTAAAACACCACGTCCAAACATTGGAATTCTTTTTTCTCTAATCTCTGCGATATCCCTTACAACACCATCAATCACAAAACCTACAATTCCTCTGTTATACGCAATAGTGGCTACATTTCCACCAATCACTGCATAATCCATTGTATTTGATTGGGCTACTATTATAGAACCAACTGGCGCTTCATAAATAGCTCTATGAAGTGCTAAATTTTCTCCTGCAACCATATTTACAGTAAATGCAGGACCTGAGATTCTAGGAATATTTGACCAAAGCTCTTTTATTCCAGCATCCATAAAACTTTCTCTTTTTAAAGTTCCTGCATAATCACAAGGTGAAATTTCACTAAATTTTTTATAATCCACATATTCTCCTTATTATTGGTAAGAAATATTACACTATTAAAATAAAAAGTTGCAAATACTTAGAAAATCAATAATACAATTTTCATTATCAATAGGATAAAATAAGATATGTCAAATACAAAAACACTACATCCCAGAAATTTTCATAACAATAGATATGATTTTACTACTTTAATAAAATCTCAAGATAGTCTAAAAGAGTTTGTAAAACCAAATAAATATGGTGATTTATCAATAGATTTTGCAAATCCTGAGGCTGTTATTACTTTAAATAAAGCCTTATTATCGCATTTTTATGGGATTAAAAATTGGGAAATCCCAAAAGGATATTTATGTCCTCCAATTCCTGGACGAGCTGATTATATACATCATATTGCGGATTTATTAGCTTTAAGTAACAATGGAAAAATTCCTAAAGGAAAAGCTATAAAAGGTTTAGATGTTGGAGTTGGAGCAAATTGTATTTATCCTATTATTGGTGTTAGCGTTTATGGTTGGCAGTTTTTAGGAAGTGATATAGAAAAAAGTTCTATTGAATCAGTTTTAAATATCATAAATTCAAATGAAATTTTAAAAGAAAATATCAAAGTATTACAGCAAGAAAATCCTTCTAATATTTTTGTAAATATTATCAATAAAGATGAAAAATATGATTTTACTTTATGCAATCCTCCTTTTCATAAATCATTAGATGAAGCATTAGCAGGAAATAAAAGAAAAGTTCAAAATCTTACAAAACAAAAAAGTACAAAAAGTGCTCTAAATTTTGGTGGGAAAAACAACGAACTTTGGTGCGAAGGTGGAGAAATAGTATTTATTAAAAATATGATAAAAGAGAGTTTAGCGTTTTCAAAAAACTGTCTTTGGTTTACAACTCTTGTATCAAAAAAAGAGAATCTTCCTTTTATTTATAAAGCATTAAAAGATCTAAAAGCAGTAGAAGTAAAAACAATAGAAATGGCTCACGGTCAAAAGATAAGTAGAATAGTAGCTTGGACTTTTTTACCAAAAGATGAGCAAAAAACTTGGGCTAAAAATAGAGTAAATTAATCTACGCCCAATATTTTAAAATACTCATCTCTGCTTATTTCACTAGCTCCCAAACTAGCTAAATGGTCATTGTAAACTTGACAATCTATGATTTTGATTTCATTTTCTTTTGCCCATTGGCAAAGATGATAAAAAGCAACTTTTGAAGCATCAGTTACCTTTGCAAACATACTTTCACCACAAAAAACATCACCAATAACAAGTCCATAAAGTCCACCAACTAACTCATCATCCAAATATGTTTCAATAGAAAATGCAACTTCAAGTTCATGTAAGTTTGTATAAGCTTGTATGAACTCTTCACTTATCCAAGTGCTATCTTCATGTTTTCGTTTAATTTCGGCACATTCACGCATAACTCTTTCAAAGTTTTCATTTGATTTGACAACAAAGCCTTTGTTTGTTATTGATTTTTTTAGGCTTTTAGATACTTTCATTTCATTTGGATTTAACACCATTCTTTTATTTGGAGAAAACCAATGAATATAACCATAATCGTCAATATACCAAGGAAAAATCCCATTTTCATAAGCATTTATAAGTCTTTGAGGATGAAAGTCACCACCAACAGCAACTAAATCATCTTTCATCATCTCCAAAGTTGGAAAATCAAAGTTATCATCATCTAATAAATAGATTTTATATTTTTTATCAAGTAATTTCATATTTGTATTTTATTGAAAAAAATGTTAATATCCGACCAATTTAAAAGAAAAAGATAGGAATTTATGGCAAATAGTTATAAAAGAATAGATGCACATCTGTCTAGTTTGGGATATTGTACACGAGGTGAAGCAAAAAAGTTTTTGAGAATTTTTGAAGTTTTAGTAAAAGACAAAAGAGTTTTTGACCCATCTTTAAAAGCATATCATGATGATATCAAAATTGATGGTGAGCCAATAGATGCTGAAACAATCACTATTTTATTAAATAAACCAAATGGTTTTATTTGCTCTCATAATGATGCAGGAAGTTTGATTTATTCTTTAATTCCACAACGTTGGAATAGAAGAAATCCAAAAATCTCAACTGTTGGAAGACTTGATGTTGATACAACAGGAGCTATTATTTTAACAGATGATGGAGACTTAAATCATAGATTAACAAGTCCAAAAAGTGATGTTATAAAAGTTTATGAAGCTACACTTGCAAAACCACTAAAAGGTGATGAAGCTCAAATCTTTGCAAGTGGAGAACTTATGCTAAATGGTGAAAAGAAACCTTTACTTCCAGCTATTCTTGAAATTATAACTCCAACACAAGTTCGACTTGAAATTGTTGAGGGAAAATATCATCAAGTAAAAAGAATGTTTGCAGCAGTAGGAAATAGGGTAGTTAAACTTCATAGATTAAATTTTGCAGGATTTGATGTAGAAGATTTAAAAGAGGGTGAATATAAGTTTATAAAACTTTAACACTCCTCTTTTTTTGTTATTGTCCAATCTTTATTTTCTTCTTGAAGTTTATCTATTTGTTTTTGAGTTAAGTCAAGATACTTCATAATTTTTCCATCAAAAATAATACAAGGGAAAACTTCCTCTTTTTTAAAGAGATTTTTTATACTTTCAAACATAATAACTCTTAGTAAAATTTTGCTTTTATTTTATTTTCTAACTCTTGAACAGTTTCAATTGCATCTTTTTCATGATTTGAAAATCCCCAATTAACTAAAACTGAATCAACACCTGCATTTGTAGCAGCCATAATATCTTTGTGAGAATCACCAATTAGTTGTGCATTATGTTTTTGTATATTATGTTTATCCAAAATTTTATAAACCATTTCAGGATGTGGTTTTGGATTTTTTACACTGTCATATCCTAAAATAGTTGAAAAATATTTTGCTAAACCCACATGATTTAGCATCTTATATGCATAAGTTGAGTTTGCATTTGTTGCAACTGCAAGTGTAAAATCACCTTTTAAATCTTCAATTAGTTTAGTAATACCATCATAAACAGCCAAATCACTTAAACAGTGTTGATTATAATACTCTTCAAAAAGTTTTGTTTGTTCTTGTGTAAACTCTTTTGTTCCATAAAAAAACTCTGCTGAGTTTATAGTTGGGTCATTTACTTTTTCTAAAATATGATTTTTTTCTAATTTTTCAAAACCTAAATTTTCTCGTACATAATTTATAGTATTTGTAATGGCAAATCCACTATCAATCAATGTTCCGTCCATATCAAACATTATTAGACGCATTAAATTCCTTTTTTCTTTTGATTTTTTATTATATTATTAAAAATATAAGTAAATAGTTAAAAAAAATAAACAAATAGGAGAACTTTTATCTTATTTTAATATTTGAACTGATATTATTCTTCCATAGGATATTTGTATTAAATCCTCCTACTACTAAATACATATGATTTTGTATCCTATACTCTGAAATAGATTTGAATACGGGCTTTACAGTTTTTCCCTCTGTAAAGCCTTTTTTTATGCCTTAATAATCTGAATTTTATAAACAAGTGAATATAATACGGCTAAAATTTGGGAGTTCCAATTGAAAAAAATCTTACCTTTTTTTACAATAATAGTAATAATTGCCATCATTGTTATAATATTTTTATCAATGTCAAATAGTAAACAAATGGTTGTTTTAAAAGAGGGTAATACTACTCAAACACCACTTGATATAGTTTTAGGAAAATATCAAGATAGTGATTGTGGGATGATTATTGATAATCTTGATTATGTTTCTCAAGTTGTAGCTCCTGATGGTAAAACTTGGTTTTTCCATGATCACGGTGGAATGGCAAATTGGTTAAAAGATAAAGCTTTTAAAGATGAAGCAAAAATCTGGGTTAGAACTATCGATACAAAAAAATATATAGATGGAAGAACGGCTTGGTATAGTCAAACAGATATAACTCCTATGAGATACGGATTTGGTGCTTATGAAAATAAACAAGATGGATTTATTACTTTTGAAGAGATGAGTTTAAAAATGCTTCGAGGTGAAACTATGGCAAATCCAGTTTACAAAAAAGAATTATTAGGTAAATAATGGAAGCAATTAGTATTATAACTATTATTTCAATAGCTTTTTTAGGTTCATTTGGTCATTGTGTTGGAATGTGTGGAGGAATTGTTATCGCATATTCAAGTACAAAAATAAAAGCTGAATGGTCAAAACAAGTTCAAGCTATTGCTCATTTATTGTACTCTTTTGGAAGAATTACAACTTATATGATATTGGGAGCTTTATTTGGTCTTGTTGGTGGAGTTGTGACTTTTGATAATCTTACAAGTGGGATATTTTTACTTATAACTGGATTTATGATGGTTTTAGTTGGACTTTCACTTCTTGGAAAAATCAAGTTTTTAACAATGCTTGAACATAGTTGCTCAAAATCATCTTTTTATCAAAAAACATTTAAATCACTTTTAGGTTCAGATTCTTTATTTAGTTTTTATCTTTTAGGTATGCTAAATGGACTACTTCCATGTGGTTTTGTATATGTTTTTGCAATTACAGCAGCTAGTACAGGAAGTGCATTTTGGGGTGCATTTGTAATGCTGATTTTTGGACTTAGTACAATACCTGCACTTTTTTCTCTTGGTTTTTTTGTTGGACTTTTTAAACAATCAAATTTAAGAGATTTATTTATTAAACTTGCTTCAATTTTAGTAATTGCTTTTGGAATATACATAGGATATATCGGTTATGAATATCTAACAGATCCAACAAAATCAATTTTAAGTTGTCATATATAAATCAACAAAATAAATTTTATAAAGGAGGAAATAATGATCAGTAAAAATAGAAAATACTTTAGTCTTTTCGGAATTTTAGCTGCGACTGTAGATAAAAAAATACAATCAATAAATTGTATGATTCATTCTATTTTATCAAAAATGCCAAAAATTACTAAACAATTGTTACAAAAACAATTAAAACCAATCAAATTATATTCAACAAATAACATATAAATAATAATTTAGGAAAATTAATAATGCAAAAAAAATTATCTATAAGCTTAGTTGCAAGCTTTCTAATAGCAACAAACCTTTTCTCAGCTCAAGATTTAGAAACAATCACAGTTAATTCATCTGCAATTAAATCTGATGAAAAAACAGCAACTTTTTCTACAGAAATATATACAAAAGAAGATATTGATAAATCAAAATCAAAAGATATTTATGAATTTCTATCATCTCAAACTTCTGTTAATGTTAATTCATATTTTGGGAATACATTTTCTCAATTATTAGATTTAAGAGGTTATGGAATATCAAATGGTGGTGAAAATCTTATAGTTTTAGTTAATGGTAGAAGAATGAATAATATTGATTCTACACCACAATTATTGAGTTCAATTCCAATTGATAGCATTGAAAAAATTGAAATTTTAAAAGGTACAGGTTCTGTTCAGTTTGGTGATGGAGCAAATGCAGGTGTAATTAATATTATTACTAATGGTATTAATGAAAGTTATATAAAAGCCTATGTTGGAAATAATGGTGTTAAAAATGGAACATTAAGTTTTGGACATAGTTTTGATAAAGTTATTATAAATGGTTACACAGATTATAGTTCAACAGATGGAAATATATATAATAGCAATGATGAAAAAAATGATAATTACAATAAAAATAAAAAGATTAGTGTAACATATTTTCCAATAGATGAATTAGAATTAAATTTATCAAGAAGTTACTCAAATATGAATACTAAATATGGAAGTTCTATAACATTAGATGATTATGAAAATAATATCAATAGAACATCATATTTTACAGAACAATATTTTAGAAGTTATGTAACAAGTGTAGGAGCTAAATATAATATAAATAATAATTTATCTCTTGAATTAGATTTTAATGATGAAAATAAGTTAAGTAGATATTCTTCAGGTTGGGCTTCAAATTATGATTATAAATCTTTTGGAAGTAAATTAAATTATAATTATGAAGATTTAAAAATTGCTGTAGGCATTGATGGATTTAATGGTGATAGAATAAGTTCTAGTGATATAACTACAAAAGACAATAAAGCAGTTTTCATATCAGCAGAATATAATATAACAGATGATTTAAAAATATCTTCTGGTGTAAGAAGAGAAAATGTTGAATACAAATATCAACCAAATAGTGGAAGTAGTTTAGAAGAAGATGATTATTTAAATGCTTACGATGTAGGAGTTAACTATATTTTGGATGAGAAATCATCTATATTTGCAAATTATAATAGAAGTTATCAAGCTCCTGATATTGATAAATTTTTTACCTATGGTTCGTTTAATAATTTTATCGAACCATCTAAAGTTCATAATTATACAGTTGGATATAATAATATTTTACAAAATAATAAATTTAAATTTTCTATATTTAGAGCTGATTTAAAAAATGAAATTTATTATTATAATACTGGTTCTTGGTTAACTTCATTTAATACAAATATAGATAAATCTCATAAATATGGTTTAGAGATATTTGATAAATATTTAATTAATGAAAATTTATATACATCTTTTAATTATTCATATATTATTGCAAAAATTGATGAAGAAAATGAAGGAAATGGTGCATATAATGGTAAATATTTGCCAGGAGTTTCAAAGCACAATATTACAGTTAATTTAGGTTATAATATAAATAATATAAATACTATATTATCTCATACTTATAAAAGTAGCGCTTATGCATCTAATGATTTTGAAAATAATTTTACTCAAAAACAAGAAGTGTATAATTCTACAGATTTTACAATTTCATATACTTATCAAAATCTTGAATTATTTGGGAAAATTCAAAATATTTTTGATGAAAAAAATGGAATGTGGATTAGGGATGATGCAATTTATCCAATTAATTTTGAAACAACGTATTATGCTGGTATGAAAGTAAAATTCTAATATGAAAAAAATTTTATTTATACTAATTTTTTGTATAAATTTGTTGGCAGAAGAGAGAATTGTAACTCTCTCTCCATCAATAAATGAAATTGTATTTGCTTTAGGTGTTGGAAAAAATGTAGTTGCAAATACAAATTTTTGTGATTATCCTGAAGAATCAAAGAATGTTACAAAAATTGGTGGATATAACAATATCTCTTTAGAAAAGATATTGAAATTAAAACCAACAGTTGTAATAGGGCAAGATTATGATGAAAAACTAAATTCAAATTTAAAAGCTTTGGGTATTAAAACTTTGATTTATAAAACAAATACAATAAATACTATTCAAAATACTATAAATGATTTAGGTGATTTTTTTGATAAAAAAGATAAAGCAAAAGAGTTAAATATGAATATAACAAATGCTTTAAATTCTTTAAATTCAATAGTTGAAAATAAGAAATTCTTGATTGTTATAAGTCCACAAACCACTCTTTCTAATCAAATTTATATAACAGGGAATTATATCTATTTTGAAGATGTTATAAAAGCAAGTGGAAATCAAAATGCTTATTCTTCAAAAAATCATGCGCAACCTGTTGTAAATACAGAAAAAATTATAAATATGAATCCTGATATAATTGTTTTATTAACTCCATTTTTAGAAGGCGATAAAAAATCTCAAAATGAGATTATCAAAATTTGGAAAGATTTACCAATAAATGCATCAAAAAATGATAATATTTATACTATCGATAAATTATACGCTGGAATACCAAGCCATAGAATAGAGTTTTTTATAAAAGATTTTAGGAAGATATTAGAAAATGTTAGAGATAAAAAATTACAATAGTTCAATTTTAAAAGATATTTCATTTGTTTTAAAAAAAGGTGAAAATCTAATAATTTTGGGCGAAAATGGTGCAGGAAAATCAACTTTAGCAAAAGTTTTATCTAATCTAATATCAAATGATAAGGTTTTACTTTTTGAAGAGAATATCTCAAAAATAGATGATTTAAAAAGAGCAAAACTTATAAATTATATTCCTCCAAGACTCTCTATTTTTGATGAATATATTACTTTAAAAGAGTTTTTAGAACTCTCAAGTGTTGATATAGTTGATAATAATAAAATAGATAAAATAATCTTTTTATTAAAACTTGAAAAATTAAAAAATAGGTTTTGCAAAGCTTTTAGTTCAGGTGAAAAGCAACTTTTACTTCTTGCAAGTGCAATTATGCATAATGCAAAAATAACGATTTTTGATGAATTAACAGCAAATTTAGATATAAGTAGATTAAAAGAAGTTTTTGAGATATTAAATTCAGATTTATTGGAGCAAAAAATAGTAATTACACATAATTTAGATTTAGCCTATGCACTAAAATATAAAGTTTTATTTGTAAAAAATGGAAAAATAGCGTTTTTTGATGAGCATGAAAAATTTTTTACAAATGAGAATTTAGAAAAATTTTATAATAAAACTATTTTAAAACTAGAAAACCATTTGGTAGTTAATTTATGAAAATTTTACTTTATTTTTTTAGTTTTATTATAGTTATTATTTCGCCATTTTTAGGTGAAGTAACTCTTAGTTTTAAAGAAATTTTTGATTCAACAAATAGTTCTTCTATGGTATTTTGGG belongs to Arcobacter defluvii and includes:
- a CDS encoding TonB-dependent receptor, translated to MQKKLSISLVASFLIATNLFSAQDLETITVNSSAIKSDEKTATFSTEIYTKEDIDKSKSKDIYEFLSSQTSVNVNSYFGNTFSQLLDLRGYGISNGGENLIVLVNGRRMNNIDSTPQLLSSIPIDSIEKIEILKGTGSVQFGDGANAGVINIITNGINESYIKAYVGNNGVKNGTLSFGHSFDKVIINGYTDYSSTDGNIYNSNDEKNDNYNKNKKISVTYFPIDELELNLSRSYSNMNTKYGSSITLDDYENNINRTSYFTEQYFRSYVTSVGAKYNINNNLSLELDFNDENKLSRYSSGWASNYDYKSFGSKLNYNYEDLKIAVGIDGFNGDRISSSDITTKDNKAVFISAEYNITDDLKISSGVRRENVEYKYQPNSGSSLEEDDYLNAYDVGVNYILDEKSSIFANYNRSYQAPDIDKFFTYGSFNNFIEPSKVHNYTVGYNNILQNNKFKFSIFRADLKNEIYYYNTGSWLTSFNTNIDKSHKYGLEIFDKYLINENLYTSFNYSYIIAKIDEENEGNGAYNGKYLPGVSKHNITVNLGYNINNINTILSHTYKSSAYASNDFENNFTQKQEVYNSTDFTISYTYQNLELFGKIQNIFDEKNGMWIRDDAIYPINFETTYYAGMKVKF
- a CDS encoding ABC transporter ATP-binding protein, producing MLEIKNYNSSILKDISFVLKKGENLIILGENGAGKSTLAKVLSNLISNDKVLLFEENISKIDDLKRAKLINYIPPRLSIFDEYITLKEFLELSSVDIVDNNKIDKIIFLLKLEKLKNRFCKAFSSGEKQLLLLASAIMHNAKITIFDELTANLDISRLKEVFEILNSDLLEQKIVITHNLDLAYALKYKVLFVKNGKIAFFDEHEKFFTNENLEKFYNKTILKLENHLVVNL
- a CDS encoding sulfite exporter TauE/SafE family protein: MEAISIITIISIAFLGSFGHCVGMCGGIVIAYSSTKIKAEWSKQVQAIAHLLYSFGRITTYMILGALFGLVGGVVTFDNLTSGIFLLITGFMMVLVGLSLLGKIKFLTMLEHSCSKSSFYQKTFKSLLGSDSLFSFYLLGMLNGLLPCGFVYVFAITAASTGSAFWGAFVMLIFGLSTIPALFSLGFFVGLFKQSNLRDLFIKLASILVIAFGIYIGYIGYEYLTDPTKSILSCHI
- a CDS encoding ABC transporter substrate-binding protein — its product is MKKILFILIFCINLLAEERIVTLSPSINEIVFALGVGKNVVANTNFCDYPEESKNVTKIGGYNNISLEKILKLKPTVVIGQDYDEKLNSNLKALGIKTLIYKTNTINTIQNTINDLGDFFDKKDKAKELNMNITNALNSLNSIVENKKFLIVISPQTTLSNQIYITGNYIYFEDVIKASGNQNAYSSKNHAQPVVNTEKIINMNPDIIVLLTPFLEGDKKSQNEIIKIWKDLPINASKNDNIYTIDKLYAGIPSHRIEFFIKDFRKILENVRDKKLQ